DNA from Dehalococcoidia bacterium:
GGGGGGCGCTGTCCCCTGGGCCTTGGCGGCCAGAAGGGCGGGGGCCCGCTCCTCCATATAGGCCTTCAGGTCTTGGATAAGTTTGCGGGGCGACAGGGGCTTCCCGCTGGCCCAGGCGGGGCACTGGTCCTGGCACCGCCCGCAGTTGGTGCAGGCGTCAAAGTCCAGCAGCCCCTTCCAGGTGAAGTCGGTGATGTCGCTGGCCCCGAAGCGCTCCAAAGCGGTCAAATCGCCCATAGGGCGCAGAGCACCCAGGGGGCGGTGGGAGCGGAGCACCGCATTGGCGGGGCTGACCAGCATATGCGTGAACTTGCTGAAGCGGATGGCGGCGTAGGCGATGGCCCCCGCGTAAACGCTCACATGGAAGGCATAAAAGATGCGGTGCAGGGCCAGTTGCCACCCCTCCTCCATCCCCTTGAAAGGGAGGGAGAACAGGAGACCGATAGGCTCCATCCAGCGCTTTTCCGGGGGATTGGCCGCCCACCGCAACCCCTCCACCAGGAAGCCCGTGAGCACCAGCACAGCGATAAAAGACAGCACGACGCCGTCGTCCAGAACGGTGTTCAGGCGGGGCGGGCGCACCACATAGCGCCGATAGGCGGCCATACCGACACCGATCATGGTGAACAGCCCGCCAGCGATGTCCCAGACGAAGGCGGTGTAAGTGCGGATATAGGCGGTGGGAAACTCAATGCGCACGAAGGGGGCGATGTACTTATGCCAGTTGAACTCAATGGCCCCCAAAGTGGTCGCGATGACCAGAAAGGTGGCGCCCCAGAAAAGAAAGAAGTGCATCAGCCCCGCATACAGTTCCTTGCGCACAAAGCGCCGGTGCCCGAACAGGTCCAAAAACCCCAGCCGCAGGGAGCGCCACAGCCTGTCCTTCCAGGGACCCAAGTCGGGATTGGGTTTCCCCAGTCGCCAAATGCGCCACCGCCGATACAAGGCCCAGGTCAGGAAGCCAGAGGCCACCAGCAGAGTAAGGTAGTTCAGCACCCCCCACAGGGGATAGCCAATGTTCCAGAACTCTGGACGGCCAGGGAGTTCGGACATAGCGTCTCCTTCCACAGGCTGTTATCAGTCTAGCAAAGGGGACACAGGGGGGCAAAGCCCAGCCCTCTGAGCCCACCGAGAGGGTTCCCGTATAATAAGGGGTTAGGGATTGCACTCCCCCACTAGGGGCACACGGTGGCCTATGCGGTAACGGATCTCCACTGCCATATCTTGCCCGCCCTGGACGATGGGCCTGAAACCCTCCCCGAAGCCCTGGAGATGGCCCGCCTGTTGGCCCAGGAGGGTGTGCACACAGTGGTGGCCACACCCCACGCCCGCGAGGTGGAGGCCGCCGGCGGACGAGAGGCCCTGCACCAGCGGATAGAAGCATTCCGCCAAGCGGTGGCTGAAGCGGGCATCTCCCTGACGGTGGTGATGGGAGCAGAGCACTTTTTCCTCCCCGACCTCATCGGGCTGGTGGAGCAGGGCAAGGCTATCTCCCTCAACGGCTCCCGCTACCTGCTGGTGGAGATGGACTTTGTCCACTATCCGCCCTTTGCGGAGCAGGTGGTGTTCGCCCTGCGTCTGCGGGGTATCACGCCCGTGCTGGCCCATCCCGAGCGGCAGGCAGTGCTCCAACGTCAGCCCCAGCGCCTGCGGCGGTTGGCCGAGTTGGGCGTCCTCTTTCAGATTACGGGTGCCAGCCTTCTGGGGGGCTTTGGTGGGGCTGCCCAGCGCACTGCACAGGATATGCTCAAAGAGGGCCTCGTCCACGCCATCGCCACCGACGCCCACCACGCCCAAGGCCCTCGCGCCCCCCTGGTACGCCCAGTTATGGAGGTCGTTACACGCTGGGTGGGGCAAGCCGGAGCCCAGCGCCTGTTCAGTGCCAACCCCTCCGCCATCGTCCACA
Protein-coding regions in this window:
- a CDS encoding (Fe-S)-binding protein, with product MSELPGRPEFWNIGYPLWGVLNYLTLLVASGFLTWALYRRWRIWRLGKPNPDLGPWKDRLWRSLRLGFLDLFGHRRFVRKELYAGLMHFFLFWGATFLVIATTLGAIEFNWHKYIAPFVRIEFPTAYIRTYTAFVWDIAGGLFTMIGVGMAAYRRYVVRPPRLNTVLDDGVVLSFIAVLVLTGFLVEGLRWAANPPEKRWMEPIGLLFSLPFKGMEEGWQLALHRIFYAFHVSVYAGAIAYAAIRFSKFTHMLVSPANAVLRSHRPLGALRPMGDLTALERFGASDITDFTWKGLLDFDACTNCGRCQDQCPAWASGKPLSPRKLIQDLKAYMEERAPALLAAKAQGTAPPPPARRMVQDAVTEEVIWSCTTCRACMEACPVFIEHIDHIVDMRRYLVLEESSIPGTALQALQSMETRGHPWRGTSFTRTDWAKGLGVKTLAEDPEADVLLWVGCTAALEQRSQGMARAAARLLQRAGVRFAILGDEEVCTGDPARRMGNEYLFQTLAQQNIQTFQRYGVKTILTLCPHCFNTLRNEYPQLGWQGEVVHYTTFVAALIRQGKLRPVKPVPTTLAYHDSCYLGRHNGIYEEPREIARAIPGVRLVEMEPRCRERGFCCGAGGGRMWMEETGQRVNRLRTDHFLATGAETVGVSCPFCLQMFTEGISAKGVADQKKARDLLEVLAESVDGDTPPKP
- a CDS encoding phosphotransferase; the protein is MAYAVTDLHCHILPALDDGPETLPEALEMARLLAQEGVHTVVATPHAREVEAAGGREALHQRIEAFRQAVAEAGISLTVVMGAEHFFLPDLIGLVEQGKAISLNGSRYLLVEMDFVHYPPFAEQVVFALRLRGITPVLAHPERQAVLQRQPQRLRRLAELGVLFQITGASLLGGFGGAAQRTAQDMLKEGLVHAIATDAHHAQGPRAPLVRPVMEVVTRWVGQAGAQRLFSANPSAIVHNGEVETPPVPPQRGRLVSLFRRE